CAAACCCGACATCTGAAAAGATGTCGGGTTTTTTGTATATCCAACAGAAAGTGTCATAGAGATTTAGTAAAAAAATAAGTCAAAAACATGAAAAATTCACATTTAGAAAAATCAGAGCGAAACCAGCAGATCAGGAAATTGCTGGCCAGCGGAAAAAGCCAGGTAGAGATCGCGAAGGAGTTCAACATCACTCCCCAGCGACTCGGCCAGCTGGTGCAGAAATGGGAATGGCAAGGACTGCTCGAAAGAAACGAGCAGGGATTTGCCATGCCCCCAAAAGGTC
The nucleotide sequence above comes from Parcubacteria group bacterium. Encoded proteins:
- a CDS encoding helix-turn-helix domain-containing protein, yielding MKNSHLEKSERNQQIRKLLASGKSQVEIAKEFNITPQRLGQLVQKWEWQGLLERNEQGFAMPPKGRTPAKVIHNQSKS